Proteins found in one Vallitalea guaymasensis genomic segment:
- a CDS encoding AAA family ATPase translates to MNIEEQKKPELKIINMSEIESKEVDWLWYPFIPYGKITIVQGDPGEGKTTFVLQLAALLSNGAALPCTENETEAINIVYQTAEDGYEDTIKPRLEAAGADCSKIMFIDESVGPLSMSDERLEKALAETGARLIILDPIQAYLGSDVDMHRANEIRPVLNRLSSKAESYNCAIVLIGHMNKAKGSKSTYRGLGSIDFQATARSVLIIGRVKDNPQIRVIAHDKSSLAPEGTSVAFELCKDNGFKWLGHYDISVDALLSGGTSESKQQMAEDLIEDMLKDGEVRQKEIWDKASAMGISKRVLDQAKKNLEVESKRSGNAWYWKLPDL, encoded by the coding sequence TTGAACATAGAAGAACAAAAAAAACCGGAACTAAAAATCATAAACATGAGCGAAATAGAGTCCAAAGAAGTGGATTGGTTATGGTACCCATTTATACCGTATGGGAAAATTACTATAGTGCAGGGAGACCCGGGAGAAGGGAAAACAACCTTTGTCCTGCAGCTTGCAGCATTGCTGAGCAATGGTGCTGCATTACCGTGTACAGAAAATGAAACAGAAGCTATAAATATAGTATATCAAACTGCTGAAGACGGATATGAGGATACTATAAAACCTAGACTTGAAGCAGCAGGAGCAGATTGCTCAAAAATAATGTTTATAGATGAATCAGTTGGTCCGCTGTCCATGTCAGATGAAAGACTGGAGAAGGCTTTAGCTGAAACTGGAGCAAGATTAATTATCCTTGATCCAATACAAGCATACTTGGGCAGCGATGTTGATATGCACAGGGCAAATGAAATACGCCCAGTGCTGAACAGGCTTTCATCTAAAGCTGAAAGCTACAACTGTGCCATTGTTCTTATAGGACATATGAACAAGGCTAAAGGTTCAAAATCCACATACCGTGGGCTTGGGTCTATCGACTTCCAAGCTACAGCCAGAAGTGTACTTATAATTGGACGAGTTAAAGACAACCCACAGATTAGAGTGATAGCCCATGATAAGAGCTCTTTAGCTCCAGAGGGTACATCGGTAGCATTTGAACTGTGTAAGGATAACGGCTTTAAATGGCTGGGGCATTATGACATATCCGTTGATGCCCTGTTATCCGGTGGAACATCCGAGAGCAAGCAGCAGATGGCAGAAGATTTGATTGAGGATATGCTCAAGGATGGCGAAGTCAGACAAAAAGAGATTTGGGATAAGGCATCTGCAATGGGGATATCCAAGCGAGTGCTTGACCAAGCTAAGAAAAATCTGGAGGTGGAATCCAAACGCAGCGGTAATGCATGGTACTGGAAATTACCTGATTTATGA
- the guaA gene encoding glutamine-hydrolyzing GMP synthase, which produces MKHELVIVLDFGGQYKQLIARRVREASVYCEVMPFDTPLSKIKEKNPVGIIFTGGPSVVYEENAPMLEKELFELGIPVLGICYGSQLMGYVLGGEVEKAQHREYGKTDLTVNTNNLMFKDVEENTTCWMSHTYYISKPPVGFEVIATTKTCPVAAMADVEKKLYAVQFHPEVVHTPEGTKMLRNFLYNVCGCKGDWVMTDFAKEQIRLLKEKIGDKKVLCALSGGVDSSVAALLIHKAVGKQLTCIFVDHGLLRKNEGDDVERIFKKEFDMNIIRVNAGEQFISALEGVSDPERKRKIIGEEFIRVFEAEAKKIGTVDFLVQGTIYPDVIESGTKNAAVIKSHHNVGGLPDYVDFKEIIEPLRDLFKDEVRDVGRAIGIPEFLVSRQPFPGPGLAIRIIGDITKDKIAILQDADYIFREEVRNAGLDKEIWQYFAVLTNSKSVGVMGDERTYHYTIALRGVTSIDGMTADWARIPYDVLEKMSVRIVNEVDNVNRIVYDITSKPPATIEWE; this is translated from the coding sequence ATGAAGCATGAATTAGTCATTGTTTTGGATTTTGGTGGACAGTACAAACAATTGATTGCTAGACGTGTTAGAGAAGCTAGCGTTTATTGTGAAGTTATGCCTTTTGATACTCCACTTAGTAAAATAAAGGAGAAAAACCCTGTTGGTATTATATTCACAGGTGGACCAAGCGTTGTCTATGAAGAAAACGCACCTATGTTGGAAAAAGAACTATTCGAACTTGGTATTCCTGTTCTTGGAATCTGTTATGGTTCTCAATTAATGGGATATGTTCTTGGTGGTGAAGTTGAAAAAGCACAGCATAGAGAATATGGTAAAACAGATTTAACAGTCAATACTAATAATCTTATGTTTAAAGATGTAGAAGAAAATACAACATGCTGGATGAGTCATACTTATTATATAAGCAAACCACCAGTAGGTTTTGAAGTTATTGCGACTACAAAAACATGTCCAGTTGCAGCTATGGCAGATGTAGAAAAAAAATTATATGCTGTTCAATTTCATCCAGAAGTAGTTCATACACCAGAAGGAACTAAGATGTTAAGAAACTTCCTATATAATGTATGTGGCTGCAAAGGCGATTGGGTAATGACTGATTTCGCTAAAGAGCAAATTAGATTATTAAAAGAAAAAATAGGCGATAAAAAAGTATTGTGTGCTCTTTCAGGTGGTGTTGATTCATCTGTAGCTGCATTACTTATCCATAAAGCAGTAGGAAAACAATTGACTTGTATATTTGTTGACCACGGTCTTCTTCGTAAAAATGAGGGTGACGATGTAGAACGAATATTCAAGAAAGAATTTGACATGAACATTATTCGTGTTAATGCGGGAGAGCAATTCATATCAGCATTAGAAGGTGTAAGTGATCCAGAGAGAAAACGTAAGATTATCGGTGAAGAATTCATCAGAGTTTTTGAAGCTGAAGCTAAAAAAATAGGAACTGTTGATTTCTTGGTTCAAGGAACTATCTATCCAGATGTTATTGAAAGCGGAACTAAGAACGCAGCAGTTATCAAGAGTCACCATAATGTTGGAGGACTTCCTGACTATGTTGATTTCAAAGAGATTATTGAACCTCTAAGAGATCTATTCAAAGATGAAGTTAGAGATGTAGGACGTGCAATAGGTATTCCTGAATTCTTAGTAAGCCGTCAACCATTCCCAGGTCCAGGACTTGCTATAAGAATCATAGGAGATATCACTAAAGACAAAATTGCAATATTACAAGATGCAGATTATATCTTTAGAGAAGAAGTAAGAAACGCTGGTCTTGATAAAGAGATATGGCAGTATTTCGCAGTTCTTACTAATTCAAAAAGTGTTGGAGTAATGGGTGATGAAAGAACATATCATTATACTATAGCTCTAAGAGGTGTAACTAGTATAGACGGAATGACAGCTGATTGGGCTAGAATACCTTATGATGTACTAGAAAAAATGTCTGTTCGTATTGTTAATGAAGTAGATAATGTTAATAGAATTGTTTATGATATTACTAGTAAGCCACCGGCTACTATTGAGTGGGAGTAG
- a CDS encoding alpha-L-arabinofuranosidase C-terminal domain-containing protein, protein MVDFNLKIDANNTVRKVSDTLFGLFLEDINYACDGGLNANMVNNHSFDAVYMENEGVSSVRMAIGLVRKVNAKVDRLRYWKCIGGSLESLHENPVSNDSWSARIRSQGKCRLENKGYNGSRIHANSNAMSIVDRKEYEFTCWIRKKDFNGNVKVFLEDERGQVITQIKTIKITEQWVFVKEILKGTKTEYGKLVIALDGEGVLDIDCISLMDCDIWGKENPKWSQGKLRKDLVEVLRDLNPKFLRFPGGCIVEGAELGNEYQWKHSVGPILDRKPNYNLWAADTPDGGYSQSLQVGFYEYFLLCEDLNIEPLPVVWAGLNCQIRKRGKLELDAPDFYERVIQNALDLIDYATGDPTTNKWAKLRAEAGHPEPFQLNYIGLGNENLGEDYIHRFGMIKKEIDAKYPGITCIMSSGALPDGKAFELSWNKAKEKFPDIYIDEHFYKKPEWVESRYQRYDNYERGTAKVFLGEYAAKDLLKDGILSKKFIPNRYKTALAEAAFITGLERNSDVVAMSCYAPLFCLVEGNQWRHNLIDFNPAHTLKTANYFVQQMFATTVGNKVIGIDSDLPKGIYCSATKKANKVIIKLVNTNRNSVIAKIDLINVKATIAQITYLNANSLRSMNQLSFKGEPVYEIEPHCKDVNIKLDTFALSIEKWAFYVIEIEQ, encoded by the coding sequence ATGGTGGATTTTAATTTGAAAATTGATGCAAACAATACAGTGAGAAAGGTAAGTGATACACTTTTTGGATTATTTCTTGAAGATATCAACTATGCTTGTGATGGTGGATTGAATGCGAATATGGTCAATAACCATAGCTTTGATGCGGTCTATATGGAAAATGAAGGCGTCAGTTCAGTTAGAATGGCCATAGGTTTAGTCAGAAAAGTAAATGCAAAGGTGGATAGACTTCGATATTGGAAATGTATAGGTGGTTCTCTGGAGAGTCTGCATGAAAATCCTGTGTCTAATGATAGTTGGAGTGCCAGAATCAGGAGCCAAGGAAAATGTAGACTGGAAAACAAAGGCTATAATGGAAGTAGAATACATGCAAATAGCAACGCGATGTCAATTGTGGATAGAAAAGAATATGAATTTACATGTTGGATTCGGAAAAAGGATTTTAATGGCAACGTAAAGGTATTTTTAGAAGATGAGCGTGGACAGGTCATAACACAGATTAAAACAATCAAAATTACTGAACAATGGGTATTTGTTAAAGAAATCTTAAAAGGTACCAAAACCGAGTATGGAAAGCTCGTAATTGCATTAGATGGTGAGGGTGTTTTAGATATCGATTGCATAAGCTTAATGGATTGCGACATTTGGGGAAAAGAAAATCCAAAATGGAGTCAAGGTAAGCTTCGAAAAGATTTGGTAGAAGTGCTTAGGGACTTAAATCCAAAGTTCTTGAGATTTCCAGGGGGGTGTATTGTAGAAGGCGCTGAGCTAGGTAACGAGTATCAGTGGAAACACAGTGTTGGCCCAATTTTAGACAGAAAACCAAACTATAATTTATGGGCTGCTGATACACCCGATGGAGGATATAGTCAATCACTCCAAGTTGGATTTTATGAGTACTTTCTTTTATGTGAGGATTTAAATATAGAGCCACTACCCGTTGTATGGGCAGGTTTAAATTGTCAGATACGAAAAAGAGGTAAATTAGAACTTGATGCCCCAGATTTTTATGAGCGGGTTATACAGAATGCCCTTGATTTAATTGATTATGCAACTGGAGATCCTACGACGAATAAATGGGCTAAATTACGTGCAGAAGCAGGACATCCAGAGCCATTTCAATTAAATTATATCGGATTAGGAAATGAAAATTTAGGTGAAGATTACATTCATCGTTTTGGGATGATAAAAAAAGAAATTGATGCGAAATATCCTGGCATCACGTGTATCATGTCTTCAGGCGCATTACCGGATGGAAAAGCTTTCGAGTTGTCATGGAATAAGGCTAAGGAGAAATTCCCTGATATTTACATCGATGAGCATTTTTATAAAAAGCCAGAGTGGGTAGAAAGTAGATATCAGCGCTATGATAATTATGAGCGAGGTACAGCAAAAGTATTTCTTGGAGAGTATGCAGCAAAAGATTTACTTAAGGATGGCATTTTATCAAAAAAATTTATTCCGAATCGCTATAAAACAGCTTTAGCTGAAGCAGCTTTTATTACTGGATTAGAACGTAATTCAGACGTAGTTGCAATGAGTTGTTATGCACCATTGTTCTGTTTAGTTGAAGGGAACCAATGGCGACATAACCTCATTGATTTTAATCCTGCGCATACTTTGAAAACTGCCAATTACTTTGTTCAGCAAATGTTTGCGACAACAGTGGGTAATAAAGTAATCGGTATCGATTCAGATTTACCAAAAGGTATTTATTGCAGTGCTACCAAGAAAGCGAATAAGGTCATCATTAAGCTGGTCAATACAAATAGAAATTCAGTTATAGCTAAAATTGATTTGATAAATGTAAAAGCTACAATAGCCCAAATTACATATTTGAATGCCAATAGTCTGCGTTCTATGAATCAATTAAGCTTTAAGGGTGAACCTGTTTATGAGATAGAGCCTCACTGTAAGGATGTTAATATAAAACTGGATACATTTGCATTAAGTATTGAGAAGTGGGCTTTTTATGTCATTGAGATCGAACAATAA
- a CDS encoding TnpV protein: MKTKELPLYNYSDENDLIYELDDEDIYYPIILAISAEKNCSSSVKARTKLEHMKEHDLAYYVELVKQDKLNDHILKYLSQLKELTNQIFSGMEIQDEMGRMMAEEIARDRLL, encoded by the coding sequence ATGAAAACAAAAGAATTACCATTATACAATTATTCAGACGAAAACGATCTAATCTATGAACTAGATGATGAGGATATTTATTATCCGATTATCCTTGCCATCAGTGCTGAGAAGAACTGTAGCAGCTCAGTTAAAGCTAGGACAAAGCTGGAGCACATGAAAGAGCATGATCTAGCATATTATGTTGAATTAGTTAAGCAAGATAAACTGAACGATCATATCCTGAAATATTTATCACAGCTTAAAGAACTGACCAATCAAATATTCTCTGGGATGGAAATACAAGATGAGATGGGTAGAATGATGGCAGAGGAAATAGCACGGGATCGCTTGCTGTAA
- a CDS encoding plasmid mobilization protein — protein sequence MQKRNDGKGRWRNKIVSFRMSEQEWDELNTRVKLSGLSKQDYLIMRCFEKDIVVVGNPRVYKALRDEMNSVLVELKRVSDEALLSDELLDRLELITVTMEGLAIKNSYPAR from the coding sequence ATGCAAAAAAGGAATGACGGTAAAGGCAGATGGAGAAACAAGATTGTTTCATTCAGAATGTCAGAGCAGGAGTGGGATGAACTGAATACAAGGGTTAAATTGTCAGGCTTAAGCAAGCAGGACTATTTAATCATGCGATGTTTCGAAAAGGACATAGTGGTTGTTGGTAATCCTAGAGTGTACAAAGCACTGCGGGATGAAATGAACAGCGTATTAGTGGAACTAAAACGAGTTTCAGATGAAGCTTTATTAAGCGATGAATTGCTAGACCGATTAGAGCTGATAACTGTAACAATGGAAGGGCTGGCAATAAAAAATTCCTATCCGGCAAGATAA
- a CDS encoding P-loop NTPase family protein — MENSKKMLWENVVEDRNFESKEDVEEFLKRVVEYLETDMRTDQMASTYIGDIVSNRNEFYSYVFSMDFLSPKYEMMQNGKSLDELSPGEKGALLLVFYLALDKTEMPIMIDQPEDNLDNHSVAKILVPYIKSAKEHRQIIMVTHNPNLAIVADAEQIIYVNIDKSNGNKFECSTGSIENSEINEKIVDVLEGTMPAFKTRSNKYHE; from the coding sequence ATGGAAAATAGTAAAAAAATGCTTTGGGAGAATGTTGTAGAGGACCGAAACTTTGAAAGTAAAGAGGACGTTGAAGAATTCCTAAAACGTGTAGTAGAATATTTAGAAACAGATATGCGGACTGATCAAATGGCTAGTACATATATTGGTGATATTGTGAGTAATAGAAATGAATTTTACTCATATGTTTTCTCAATGGATTTTCTTTCTCCTAAATATGAAATGATGCAAAATGGAAAGAGTCTTGATGAACTATCACCGGGTGAAAAAGGTGCATTGTTGTTGGTGTTTTATCTTGCACTAGATAAAACAGAAATGCCAATTATGATTGATCAACCAGAAGATAACTTAGATAATCATTCTGTAGCAAAGATTCTTGTTCCATATATAAAGTCAGCCAAAGAACACAGACAAATCATCATGGTTACTCACAACCCTAATTTAGCAATTGTTGCAGATGCTGAACAGATAATATATGTTAATATTGACAAATCGAATGGAAACAAATTTGAATGTAGTACTGGTAGTATAGAGAACTCAGAGATTAATGAAAAGATTGTTGATGTTTTGGAAGGAACTATGCCTGCATTTAAAACAAGAAGTAATAAGTACCATGAATAA
- a CDS encoding helix-turn-helix domain-containing protein, whose amino-acid sequence MSYIGEKIKFFRKFRGWTQKELGIKAGFAENSADVRIAQYESGKRTPKGEVIPALAYALNISPLALTADTSSYHGLMHTFFELEDKYGLRVTEIDGKYYLRFATATLNGIEMNSELSDWYNVFKSYKDEDITVYDYDEWRYTFPKQRNDETQKELNKLAVMKKKMNEEKLSKD is encoded by the coding sequence ATGTCTTACATAGGCGAAAAAATTAAATTTTTTAGAAAGTTCAGGGGATGGACTCAAAAAGAACTGGGCATCAAAGCTGGTTTTGCAGAAAATTCTGCAGATGTTAGAATTGCTCAATACGAAAGTGGAAAACGTACTCCTAAAGGTGAAGTTATTCCTGCACTTGCTTATGCACTTAATATCAGCCCTTTAGCATTAACTGCTGATACAAGTAGTTATCATGGATTGATGCATACTTTCTTTGAACTTGAAGATAAATATGGTTTAAGGGTTACGGAGATTGATGGGAAATATTATTTGCGATTTGCTACTGCTACCCTAAATGGAATTGAAATGAATAGTGAGCTTAGCGATTGGTATAATGTTTTCAAAAGTTATAAAGATGAAGATATAACCGTTTATGACTATGATGAGTGGCGATATACATTTCCTAAACAACGTAATGATGAAACTCAGAAAGAATTAAATAAGCTAGCTGTCATGAAGAAAAAGATGAATGAAGAAAAGCTAAGCAAGGATTAA
- a CDS encoding carbohydrate ABC transporter permease encodes MKANKVITGIIGSVLGLLFLAPFYIILTNSFKTKKELFMNTLSLPKGLNFDNYIKAWKELDFIKVFFNSFLITLISIVVIIVFASMAAWMIQRTNNKIANLILYMFIAAMLIPFQSVMLPLVRLMGNLHMLNIPGIIFMYLGFGSSLSIFLYHGFIKSIPRSLDEAATIDGCNSLQTYIYVIFPILKPISITVALLNMVWIWNDYLLPSLTINNEETHTIPLRIFYFFGQYTKQWHLALAGLTLSIIPVIIFYFFAQKQIIESVTAGSVKS; translated from the coding sequence ATGAAAGCCAATAAAGTTATTACAGGAATTATAGGTAGTGTACTAGGACTATTGTTTTTAGCACCATTTTATATCATACTTACTAACTCATTCAAGACGAAAAAAGAATTGTTCATGAATACTCTAAGCTTACCAAAAGGTTTGAATTTTGATAACTATATAAAAGCTTGGAAAGAACTGGATTTCATAAAAGTATTCTTTAATTCGTTTTTAATAACACTTATAAGTATTGTAGTAATAATTGTATTCGCTTCTATGGCTGCATGGATGATTCAGAGAACGAATAATAAGATAGCTAATCTTATTCTATATATGTTCATAGCGGCTATGTTGATACCTTTTCAATCTGTTATGCTTCCATTAGTTCGTTTAATGGGTAATTTGCACATGTTGAATATACCAGGGATAATATTTATGTATTTGGGATTTGGTTCCAGTTTGTCCATATTCCTGTACCATGGTTTTATTAAAAGTATACCTCGTAGTTTGGATGAGGCTGCTACTATAGATGGATGTAATAGTTTGCAAACTTATATATATGTTATATTTCCAATATTGAAACCTATATCCATAACAGTTGCACTGTTAAATATGGTTTGGATATGGAATGACTACCTATTACCATCATTGACTATTAATAATGAAGAAACTCATACAATACCTCTTAGGATATTCTATTTCTTCGGTCAATATACTAAACAGTGGCACCTAGCACTTGCAGGTTTAACACTTAGTATAATACCAGTTATTATCTTCTACTTCTTTGCACAGAAGCAGATTATAGAGAGTGTAACAGCAGGTAGTGTAAAAAGTTAA
- a CDS encoding helix-turn-helix domain-containing protein, producing MKNTFITAGEVAKELGVSKPYAYKVVKRLNEQLKQEGYLIIAGRVSRKYFEEKFYGLGKVQ from the coding sequence ATGAAGAACACATTTATTACAGCAGGTGAAGTAGCAAAGGAACTGGGGGTATCAAAGCCGTATGCTTATAAAGTCGTAAAAAGATTGAATGAGCAATTAAAGCAGGAGGGTTACCTAATAATCGCAGGACGAGTAAGTCGTAAATATTTTGAAGAAAAATTTTATGGCTTAGGAAAGGTGCAGTAG
- a CDS encoding DUF3307 domain-containing protein, with protein MKLLLYLILAHLVADFVLQSDQLVKSKNDYYKEFNKYISIKNPLLKHGILVLLSMQILHLFYDNSLLIILMTIIITTGHLLIDHKKLIITQQSCKNGLLYFSLEQFLHLLWIYFASIFFKVSYTQKYIWLFGSYKSKYNNGEIEIPDIDTYILGSIIILILFSIVAGSVISFILEKLKIVNNEVDVHVIEISNVMIEEGGVSDVQEEIAVSNEPSLAMSKTNQKIGIKIGIIERLLVIIFVAMGQYSAMGLILAVKSITRFEELKNKKKSEYYLLGTLLSFLFGILGGLLIKRLID; from the coding sequence ATGAAATTACTGTTATATTTAATATTAGCTCATTTAGTAGCTGACTTTGTTTTACAAAGTGACCAATTAGTCAAATCTAAAAATGATTATTACAAAGAATTTAATAAATATATATCTATTAAGAATCCATTATTAAAACATGGAATTTTAGTATTATTATCAATGCAAATATTACATTTGTTTTATGATAATTCGTTATTAATTATATTAATGACAATAATAATTACAACAGGCCATCTTTTGATTGATCATAAAAAGCTAATAATAACTCAACAATCCTGTAAAAATGGTCTTCTGTATTTTAGTTTAGAGCAATTTTTACATTTATTATGGATATACTTTGCAAGTATATTTTTTAAAGTATCATATACACAGAAGTATATATGGTTGTTTGGTAGTTATAAATCAAAATATAATAATGGCGAAATAGAGATACCAGATATTGATACATATATTCTAGGTAGCATTATAATACTAATACTTTTTTCAATAGTAGCAGGATCTGTAATTTCATTTATACTTGAGAAGCTTAAAATTGTTAATAATGAGGTAGATGTACATGTAATAGAAATATCAAATGTAATGATTGAAGAAGGTGGGGTGAGTGATGTACAAGAAGAAATAGCTGTTAGCAATGAGCCATCATTAGCGATGAGTAAAACCAATCAAAAAATAGGAATTAAAATAGGTATTATTGAACGATTACTTGTAATTATTTTTGTTGCTATGGGACAATATAGTGCTATGGGATTAATACTTGCAGTAAAATCTATAACAAGATTCGAAGAATTAAAAAATAAAAAAAAATCTGAGTACTATTTATTAGGAACTTTGCTAAGTTTTTTATTTGGAATATTAGGGGGCTTATTGATAAAAAGGTTGATAGATTAG
- a CDS encoding Fic/DOC family N-terminal domain-containing protein, with amino-acid sequence MKDFILTPLPPSKNLESNRVLKQLASSHRALAELNGYANIIPNKNILINAVTINEAKDSSEIENIVTTHDELYKAMAQKTLNNSAGKEVVNYRSALWYDKSRTYSKVSSLCIVQFGYKHVKLQG; translated from the coding sequence ATGAAAGATTTTATTTTAACTCCGTTACCTCCAAGTAAAAACCTTGAATCAAATAGAGTATTAAAGCAATTAGCTTCTTCTCATCGTGCTTTAGCTGAACTTAATGGCTATGCTAATATTATTCCAAACAAGAATATATTAATCAATGCTGTTACTATTAATGAAGCAAAGGATAGTTCAGAAATCGAGAATATTGTAACTACTCATGATGAACTATATAAAGCTATGGCACAAAAAACACTTAATAATAGTGCTGGCAAAGAGGTAGTAAACTATAGGTCAGCATTATGGTATGATAAGAGTAGAACGTATAGTAAAGTAAGTAGTTTATGTATTGTCCAATTTGGGTATAAACATGTTAAATTACAAGGTTAA
- a CDS encoding plasmid recombination protein — protein sequence MQRSISAMVGKGSISHNRRTFTAENVDAVRTKNNVVFRSDNIKQVYSDLFGAALQQYNDKQTRKDRRIPDYYEKIRTSKQEKLFHEVIFQIGNKDDMNIRDENGTLAKAILTEFMDSFQERNPQLRVFSTHLHMDEETPHLHIDFVPFTTGSKRGLETRVSLKKALAQQGFVGGSRSETEWNKWIQAEKKELSAVMERHGVEWKQLGTNNPHLSVLEYKKQERTKEVEALEAEVNRIESKLKDLHDSEDYVSLNVDKYYTSAEWQVPTVLPMMGAKGYRERLVIPLVNNLKAVIKTVVSQYLHLKNSYKELMQNVSNMKKEIKSLNSHIKRAMFERGQFEEKAEDLDRLVDVIGKDKAESILNKPVPERTKTTRGWMER from the coding sequence TTGCAAAGAAGTATAAGTGCCATGGTAGGTAAAGGTTCAATATCGCATAACCGCAGAACATTTACTGCGGAAAATGTTGATGCGGTTAGGACGAAAAACAACGTAGTTTTTCGTAGCGATAACATCAAACAAGTTTATAGCGATTTGTTTGGTGCTGCGTTGCAGCAGTATAACGACAAGCAGACACGCAAAGATAGAAGGATACCGGATTATTATGAAAAGATAAGAACAAGCAAACAGGAAAAGCTGTTTCATGAAGTTATATTTCAAATCGGCAATAAAGATGATATGAATATAAGAGATGAAAATGGCACACTGGCAAAAGCAATCTTGACTGAGTTCATGGATAGTTTTCAGGAGCGTAATCCGCAGCTTAGAGTATTCTCAACACATCTCCATATGGACGAGGAAACGCCACATTTGCATATAGATTTTGTACCGTTTACTACAGGTAGTAAGCGTGGTTTGGAGACGAGAGTTTCACTAAAAAAGGCACTAGCACAGCAAGGCTTTGTAGGTGGCTCCAGAAGTGAAACGGAATGGAATAAATGGATACAGGCTGAGAAAAAAGAATTATCGGCTGTCATGGAACGGCATGGAGTTGAGTGGAAACAGCTCGGTACTAATAATCCGCACCTTAGTGTACTGGAGTATAAAAAACAGGAGCGTACAAAAGAGGTTGAAGCTCTTGAAGCTGAGGTAAATCGTATTGAGTCTAAGCTCAAGGATTTACATGATAGTGAGGATTATGTCAGCCTGAATGTAGATAAATACTACACAAGTGCAGAATGGCAGGTACCAACTGTCCTACCGATGATGGGAGCAAAGGGCTATAGGGAACGGCTGGTCATTCCACTTGTAAATAACCTCAAGGCTGTAATTAAAACGGTTGTATCACAATACCTGCATCTCAAAAACAGCTACAAAGAACTGATGCAAAATGTCAGCAATATGAAAAAAGAGATTAAATCACTTAATAGTCATATTAAAAGGGCTATGTTTGAGCGTGGACAATTTGAAGAAAAAGCCGAAGACCTAGACAGGCTGGTTGATGTGATCGGTAAGGACAAAGCTGAAAGCATCTTGAACAAGCCTGTACCGGAAAGAACAAAAACGACCAGAGGGTGGATGGAGCGATAA